A single region of the Gracilibacillus caseinilyticus genome encodes:
- a CDS encoding sirohydrochlorin chelatase, whose protein sequence is MEAVIYICHGSRLTESKKESIELIEKVKNNIDAPIQETCFLELQEPTLAQAIDNAVKQGATNLYIMPILLLTAGHAKKDIPAMIEKEKEKHSNLSFYYGRAIEVEPKMIEVLVDRINACTNDPGNYDMLLVGRGSSDPQAVENTETLAEMLRHQFSGNRIEKCFLAASEPKFEPFLADKVHQGKSVLVIPYILFTGLLDRGIKDYLTTFELEPGQEILRSDYLGHHPLIVDILTERVVEVREGASTDATMAERSS, encoded by the coding sequence GTGGAAGCTGTTATTTATATTTGTCACGGAAGTAGATTAACAGAATCAAAGAAAGAATCAATAGAACTGATAGAAAAAGTTAAGAATAATATTGATGCCCCCATTCAGGAAACATGTTTTTTAGAATTGCAGGAGCCGACATTGGCACAAGCAATTGATAATGCAGTGAAGCAAGGAGCGACAAATCTTTATATTATGCCGATTTTATTATTGACGGCTGGTCATGCGAAGAAAGATATTCCGGCAATGATAGAAAAGGAAAAAGAAAAACATTCAAATCTATCTTTTTATTATGGTCGTGCGATCGAGGTAGAACCGAAAATGATCGAGGTTTTAGTCGATCGGATCAATGCTTGTACCAATGATCCTGGAAACTATGATATGTTGCTTGTCGGGCGTGGAAGCAGTGACCCACAAGCGGTGGAGAATACAGAAACCTTAGCTGAAATGCTTCGTCATCAATTTTCTGGTAATCGTATTGAAAAATGTTTCCTAGCAGCTAGCGAACCTAAATTTGAACCTTTTTTAGCAGATAAGGTCCACCAAGGAAAATCAGTATTAGTGATACCTTATATCTTATTTACTGGTCTGCTGGATCGTGGAATCAAGGATTACTTGACAACATTTGAATTGGAACCAGGGCAAGAAATATTACGATCGGATTATCTGGGTCATCATCCGCTGATTGTGGATATTTTAACAGAAAGAGTAGTAGAAGTAAGAGAAGGAGCGAGTACGGATGCAACAATGGCTGAAAGAAGTAGCTAG
- a CDS encoding NAD(P)-binding protein: protein MKQFSPVFVNLSNKKIVIIGGGQVALRRLKGLLPYHQQITVVSPAVTDELDQLIQDHQIDWRKEKCELRHFENADFIVIATNKEAVNQYIVDHAPSHAWINASHRSEDGNVQFPITLTRGKLQIAISTGGASPILAKKIKRAIEQEIPDQYEQYVDFLYQARTLLIQQELTPQLKKQLLAQLIEEPIYDKDEQQAWLHKQSNRT from the coding sequence ATGAAGCAATTTTCCCCTGTATTTGTGAATTTAAGTAATAAAAAAATCGTTATCATAGGTGGTGGACAAGTCGCACTTCGAAGATTGAAAGGTTTGCTTCCCTATCATCAGCAAATCACTGTGGTTAGTCCAGCAGTAACAGATGAGCTAGATCAGCTTATTCAAGATCATCAGATAGATTGGCGCAAGGAAAAATGTGAACTTCGGCACTTCGAAAATGCCGACTTTATCGTTATTGCAACAAATAAAGAAGCAGTCAACCAATACATAGTCGACCATGCACCTTCCCATGCGTGGATTAACGCCAGTCATCGCTCAGAGGATGGCAATGTACAATTCCCGATCACTTTAACCAGAGGGAAACTGCAAATTGCGATTTCAACAGGAGGAGCAAGTCCGATTCTTGCGAAAAAAATCAAACGTGCTATCGAGCAGGAGATTCCTGATCAATATGAACAGTATGTTGACTTTCTTTATCAGGCAAGAACATTACTAATACAGCAAGAGTTGACACCTCAGCTAAAAAAACAGCTGTTGGCACAATTGATAGAAGAACCTATCTATGACAAAGATGAACAGCAAGCATGGCTGCATAAGCAAAGTAACAGAACTTAA
- a CDS encoding alpha/beta hydrolase: MKHIFKEGKSLTGPTILLLHGTGGTEQDLLPLAEIIDPEANVLSVRGNVLENGMPRFFKRLAEGVFDEEDLIERTKELYQFIDEAAQEYGFDRNYVIAAGYSNGANITASLLFHYQDALTAAVLHHPMVPRRGMELPELASVNVLITAGKNDPLCTEQESQDLAAILQENGANVEVHWENNGHQLTQTEAEAARDWYQRKFK; encoded by the coding sequence ATGAAACATATTTTCAAAGAGGGGAAAAGTCTAACAGGCCCCACCATATTACTATTACATGGAACAGGCGGAACAGAACAAGATTTATTACCGTTAGCTGAAATTATAGATCCAGAAGCAAATGTGTTAAGTGTGCGTGGCAATGTACTCGAAAATGGGATGCCACGTTTTTTTAAGCGCTTGGCAGAAGGTGTATTTGACGAGGAAGATCTTATTGAACGAACGAAAGAATTGTATCAATTTATCGATGAAGCAGCCCAGGAATACGGATTTGACCGCAATTATGTGATTGCAGCAGGCTATTCAAATGGCGCTAACATCACAGCGAGTCTATTGTTCCATTACCAGGATGCTCTTACGGCTGCGGTACTGCACCATCCGATGGTACCAAGAAGAGGTATGGAACTGCCAGAGCTTGCCAGTGTCAATGTCTTGATCACAGCAGGCAAAAATGATCCTTTATGTACAGAACAGGAATCTCAAGATTTAGCAGCAATCCTGCAAGAAAATGGTGCTAATGTAGAAGTGCACTGGGAAAATAACGGTCACCAGCTAACCCAAACCGAAGCAGAAGCTGCAAGAGACTGGTATCAGCGAAAATTCAAATAA
- the cobA gene encoding uroporphyrinogen-III C-methyltransferase — translation MGKVYLVGAGPGDPDLITVKALKAIQQADVILYDRLVNPQLLKEAKEEADLIYCGKLPKLHLMKQDTINHLLIKYGKKGKNVVRLKGGDPFVFGRGAEEAEALAKNGIHYEVVPGITAGIAAPAHADIPVTHRELGRSFAVVTGHCKNGEPSEIKWEYLAKSVDTIAIYMGMSNLGYITEQLISHGLSASTPIAIIQEGTTANQKMICGTLQTIIQQVEKHQIQNPAMIVIGEVVKVGERLQYLKESFQEIKPISTAL, via the coding sequence ATGGGGAAAGTTTATCTGGTTGGAGCAGGTCCGGGAGATCCTGATTTAATCACCGTAAAAGCATTAAAAGCGATTCAGCAAGCAGATGTCATTCTGTATGATCGTCTAGTCAATCCACAATTGTTAAAAGAAGCGAAAGAGGAAGCAGATTTAATTTATTGCGGGAAGTTACCGAAATTACACTTGATGAAACAAGATACGATTAATCATTTACTCATTAAATATGGTAAGAAAGGGAAGAATGTAGTACGATTAAAGGGAGGAGATCCTTTTGTATTCGGTAGAGGTGCGGAAGAAGCGGAAGCTTTAGCCAAAAACGGAATCCATTATGAAGTTGTGCCAGGGATAACCGCGGGTATTGCTGCACCGGCACATGCCGACATCCCTGTGACTCATCGGGAACTGGGACGATCTTTTGCTGTCGTTACCGGCCATTGTAAAAACGGCGAACCATCTGAAATCAAATGGGAATACCTCGCCAAATCCGTTGATACTATTGCGATATACATGGGAATGAGTAATCTCGGATATATTACGGAACAATTAATAAGCCATGGTTTGTCAGCCTCAACACCAATAGCAATAATCCAGGAAGGAACGACTGCTAATCAGAAGATGATATGCGGTACGTTACAAACGATCATACAGCAAGTAGAAAAGCATCAAATACAAAATCCTGCTATGATTGTTATAGGAGAAGTTGTAAAAGTTGGTGAAAGGCTGCAATATTTAAAAGAAAGCTTTCAGGAGATAAAGCCAATTTCAACTGCATTATAG
- the nirD gene encoding nitrite reductase small subunit NirD — protein sequence MEQRTVGKVLIGNYEDLPVSLGKAVVVDDKELAVFRLSNGKVKAIENKCPHRGGVLSEGMVSGEHVFCPLHDWKINVSDGLVQAPDEGCVQTYKTTIEDNKVYVEITDQ from the coding sequence ATGGAACAACGAACGGTAGGTAAAGTGTTAATCGGCAATTATGAGGATTTACCAGTCAGTCTTGGTAAAGCAGTAGTGGTTGATGATAAAGAACTGGCAGTATTTCGTTTGTCGAACGGTAAAGTCAAAGCAATTGAAAACAAATGCCCGCATCGAGGCGGCGTACTATCTGAAGGAATGGTAAGTGGAGAACACGTATTCTGTCCATTACATGACTGGAAAATTAATGTATCAGATGGATTGGTGCAAGCTCCGGATGAAGGCTGTGTTCAAACCTACAAAACAACAATAGAAGATAATAAAGTGTACGTTGAAATAACAGATCAATAA
- a CDS encoding ABC transporter ATP-binding protein: protein MIQVQNVIKKFEKDKVVDNVSLQIEKGSVYGLLGSNGAGKTTLLKIIAGIMKQQEGAVQIERKPVFENIVLKDRIIFLPDSLYFFSQYTVKQMANFYQNLYSNWNQQRFEQLQQVLALDPKQKIQRFSKGMQRQVAFWLALCAMPDYLILDEPFDGLDPVIRRKIKSWIIQDVAEREMTVLVSSHNLKEVEDICDEVGILHKGTLLLQKGLDDLKADIHKVQIAFKEEVDKELFASMNILYQEKRGSVYVLIIKGGYQQVESQITSMSPVIFDILPLTLEEIFIYEMEGAGYAIENIIL, encoded by the coding sequence ATGATTCAAGTTCAAAACGTGATTAAAAAATTCGAAAAGGACAAGGTCGTGGATAACGTTAGTCTCCAAATTGAAAAAGGTTCTGTTTATGGCTTACTTGGTTCAAATGGGGCAGGAAAGACGACACTGCTTAAGATTATTGCAGGTATCATGAAACAGCAGGAAGGTGCTGTACAGATAGAAAGAAAACCTGTCTTTGAAAATATTGTACTGAAGGATCGAATCATTTTTCTTCCGGATTCCTTATATTTCTTTTCACAATATACGGTGAAACAAATGGCGAACTTTTATCAAAATTTGTATTCTAACTGGAACCAGCAACGATTTGAGCAGCTTCAGCAAGTGCTGGCGCTTGATCCCAAACAGAAAATTCAGCGTTTTTCCAAAGGGATGCAACGTCAAGTAGCTTTCTGGCTGGCTTTATGTGCCATGCCTGATTATTTGATTTTAGATGAGCCGTTTGATGGCTTGGATCCAGTCATTCGCAGAAAAATCAAATCATGGATCATTCAGGATGTCGCAGAACGGGAAATGACAGTGCTGGTTTCTTCTCATAACTTAAAAGAAGTAGAAGATATTTGTGATGAAGTCGGTATCTTACATAAGGGTACTTTACTACTACAAAAGGGATTGGATGATTTAAAGGCAGATATTCACAAGGTGCAAATAGCCTTTAAAGAGGAAGTGGATAAGGAACTGTTTGCAAGTATGAATATTCTTTATCAGGAAAAACGCGGAAGTGTCTATGTATTGATCATCAAAGGTGGATATCAGCAGGTGGAAAGTCAAATCACCAGTATGTCTCCGGTCATCTTCGATATATTGCCGTTAACTCTCGAGGAAATATTTATTTATGAAATGGAGGGGGCAGGCTATGCTATTGAAAACATCATACTTTAA
- a CDS encoding anthranilate phosphoribosyltransferase produces the protein MQQWLKEVARGKKGSKDLPYEETVKIAETMLTNEATDAQIAAYLVAERIKMETPEELLAFIHTLQKHADRFHLSKEMQQQTIDFVGPYNGRNSFAATIPVSILLAEQGIPAFLSASDTLPPKYGTSLKSIIQALGLASDTDKSKNEARFVQHRFAFADTEKYCLPLASIRSIRKEIGVRTLFNTVEKLVNIAQARNVMLGAFHRTAINNLAHVFKQLDYDHVFLVQGLEGSEDVPVHRNSFVFDWTPDGLESFSVKPKDYGLYSDDFDKSVKLSAEEQAAIVRSVFAGEALPENQYYYHQILLNAGLRYYLFKVTNSIEEGTELADQQIKSGKAMEKLQQLQKDKCEVS, from the coding sequence ATGCAACAATGGCTGAAAGAAGTAGCTAGAGGTAAGAAAGGTTCAAAAGATTTACCGTATGAAGAGACAGTTAAAATTGCGGAAACAATGCTGACAAACGAAGCGACAGATGCGCAAATTGCCGCCTATCTGGTAGCAGAGCGTATTAAAATGGAGACGCCTGAAGAATTGCTAGCGTTTATTCATACACTACAAAAGCATGCTGATCGCTTTCATTTATCAAAAGAGATGCAGCAACAAACAATTGATTTTGTCGGTCCTTATAATGGTCGTAATTCATTTGCTGCTACCATTCCTGTCTCCATATTATTAGCGGAGCAAGGTATTCCTGCTTTCCTCTCGGCAAGTGATACGTTACCGCCTAAATACGGTACATCATTGAAGTCAATCATTCAAGCACTTGGCTTAGCATCTGATACTGATAAGTCCAAGAATGAAGCGCGATTTGTACAACATCGTTTTGCTTTTGCAGATACAGAAAAATATTGTTTGCCGCTCGCAAGCATCCGTTCGATTCGTAAGGAAATTGGAGTGCGAACCTTGTTTAATACAGTGGAAAAACTAGTCAATATTGCACAGGCACGAAATGTAATGCTAGGTGCCTTTCACCGTACTGCTATCAACAATCTAGCACATGTTTTCAAACAGCTTGATTATGACCATGTTTTTCTCGTGCAGGGGTTAGAAGGATCAGAAGATGTACCTGTCCATCGAAACAGTTTTGTATTTGATTGGACACCTGATGGTTTGGAATCTTTTTCGGTTAAGCCAAAGGATTATGGGCTGTATTCGGATGATTTTGATAAATCAGTGAAACTGTCTGCAGAAGAGCAGGCTGCTATTGTACGTTCTGTCTTTGCTGGGGAGGCATTGCCGGAAAATCAATATTATTATCATCAAATTCTGTTAAATGCTGGGTTGCGCTATTATTTATTTAAAGTAACCAATTCAATTGAAGAGGGTACTGAACTGGCCGATCAGCAAATTAAATCGGGTAAGGCGATGGAAAAATTACAGCAATTGCAAAAAGACAAATGTGAGGTAAGTTAA
- a CDS encoding GntR family transcriptional regulator → MFELDLRSRKPIYEQLVDKLKQLIINDVLKQDEKLPSVRMLAQQLAINPNTIQKAYRELETQGFIYSVKGKGSFVNHMIVTDNTAEVKQVKDQLKKQIAEALFLGVSISEIEQLIREVDQAMRGDKDDSSSKRD, encoded by the coding sequence ATGTTTGAACTGGATTTGCGCAGCAGAAAACCGATATATGAACAATTGGTAGATAAATTAAAACAACTGATTATAAATGATGTATTAAAACAAGATGAAAAACTGCCTTCAGTCCGCATGCTTGCACAGCAGTTGGCGATTAATCCTAATACGATTCAAAAAGCATACCGTGAACTCGAGACGCAAGGCTTTATCTATTCTGTGAAAGGGAAGGGGAGTTTCGTGAATCATATGATAGTGACGGACAATACTGCTGAAGTGAAGCAAGTGAAAGACCAATTAAAAAAGCAAATTGCGGAGGCGTTATTTTTAGGGGTATCCATTTCAGAGATAGAACAACTGATCAGAGAAGTTGATCAGGCGATGAGGGGGGATAAGGATGATTCAAGTTCAAAACGTGATTAA